The genomic DNA ggccccaagagaagaaaatatatttaagtaacacgtgttacttaaatatattttcttctcttggGGCGTGGATTCTTGCAAGTGTATTTCCTCGGCTGTGAGTCAGAGGTCTATAgtacttatgtacagtatttaacttaCTAATGCTCccaggaccttatatatatatatatatatatatatatatatatatatatatatatatatatatatatataatatatatatatatatatatatatatatgtgtgtgtgtgtgtgtgtttgtgtgtgtatatatatacacacatatatatatatatatatatatatatatatgtgtgtgtgtgtgtgtgtgttcgaagaGAAGAAAGTTTGATGATGAAAATCGTTCCTTCAAGGAAGAATGGATACAACAGTTTGCTTTCATTCTTCCCAAAACCAGCTCTAAGCCGATTTGCCTTATATGTAGCGAAACCATTGCCTTAGTGAAGAGCAGTAATATGAAACGCCATTATGAAACTAAACACAGTGGATTAGAAAAGATGTATCAACAAGGAACTGAAGAGagaaaaaagcaaataaataagCTAAAATCGCAGTATGAAAAGTCAACCATAGTTCTTGCCAGTGCCATGACAGCCCAGGAGAGAGCAACGGAATGTTCACTGAGAATAGCCTGGATCTTGGGAAAACACAAGAAATACTTCACTGACGCGGAAATTGTTAAAGAATGTATGCTGGAAGCAGCAGATACATTGTTTGATGATaaacagaaaaatgaaataaaagatagaattAAGCAGATTCTATTATTTGATTCCACATCAATGAGGAGAACGGAACTATTAGCTGTTGATCTTATGTCGCAACTTGATCAAGGACTGAAAAAAAGCACCTTGTATCTCACTGGCTATTGATGAATCAACAGACAATGCTCAACTCATTGTTTTTGTGAGATATTATGATGCAGGGGAGAAAAAATTTTGCCAGGACTTGTTGGGTGTGACTGACCTTAAAGGAAGAGCACGGGGGATCGTGACTACAGATGGAGCTCCAGCCATGGTTGGTCGAGAGAGGGGGCTAGTTGCAAGATTAAAGGAAGATAATCCGGACATGATAAGTTACCACTGCATAATCCACAAATCAGTTCTGTTGTCCAGTCTGGGAGATGAATATGGTGAAGTAATGGAGACTATTATGAAGCTAGTAAACTTCCTTCGATCAACGTCAGCACTACAACATCGTCTACTACGAACCTTTCTTACCGAGGTCAATGCAAGCTATGACGATTTACTTGTGCACAATAATGTGAGATGGCTAAGTAAGGGAAAAGTTTTGGAGCGATTTTGGGCAATTAGGAAGGAGTTGCAGACTTTCCTGGAGGATCCAAACAGTGTGAAGGCAAAGGCATTTTCTGAATATTtgaaagatgacaagaaaattGAAAGTGTTGGATTTTTGGCAGACATAATGTCACATTTGAATGACCTCAGTGTCAAACTGCAAGGGGAAAAACACACTATCTCCAACTTGATCTCAGCAATTTGAGCTTTCCAGGAAAAAATTGAACTTTTCAAGGACGATATTCGAGCCAGCTTTTCCATTTTCCAAGATttttggaggaacgtaaagatgaaACAGACACTAAATTTGTCCAATTTATTGAGAAGCTGATCAACAATTTTAAGGTTCACTTTGATGATTTTGTTCTTGGAAAACAGTTGCTGCTGTTCATTCAAAACCCCTTTCTAGTGACAGATATCACAGAATTTTCAGTCGAAGCAAATTTAACCTGGAAATGGGTAGATGCTGCTAGAATCCAACTGGAACTTATTGACTTTCAAGAGAATGTAGCGCTGAAACAAGTATTCTGTGATTGTACACCAGAAACATTTTGGTCAAAAGCATCCCCTGCTAATCTTCCTACTCTTCACAGATTAGCAGTGCAAATTCTCACGATGTTTGGCTCCACTTACTGCTGCGAATCTGCTTTCTCAACTATGAACCTAGTGAAGAACAAGTTTCGCTCCTGTATGAACAATGAACACCACCACTGTCTTCGACTCGCAATTACTCCATTAGTACCAAAATTTCGGGAAGTAGCAAAAAGCAAAAATTGcaatttctctcactaaattcttgttgtggtgttttgattttttttttatttgaaaattcattttattttctgagagggaatgttcatatcctgttatgttttaaaagaggtaattttttattattaaaataccatagtatgaaacagtatttcattttagaactctcaatttcagtttttttttatagagaaaaacattcaagtcttgctatgctttaggtataaaatttaatacatttatttccacgttttgaaaatttgtataaataaaacaaactatgaatatgaaattaataaaaatcatggtttactaccctgttctcgaattggttgttttattttcatgatttctggacctatgtatacagtggaacttgtctaactggacctttcctcataatagttgAATAGCCctgctctagggcaatgtcactgtcccttgcctctgccattcatgagcggcctttaaacctttaaatacttcAGGTGTGAGAAAAACAATATAAGGACCCTGATATAATCGATAATATAAGACCTACTTtattcacatttcaacattatatttccttattttatactcctcctaatgtctggattctctctctacccaagggggaatcaactcaaagataatagcttgtgGTCAGCCTGGGAATTGAACTCAGGCACAAGAAATTGAGGTTTCATTGACTTATCAACTCACCCACAAAGAGTCAATGgaatctcagtttcttgggccctggTTCGATtccccatatagcactctcttgaccccgactgtgtcttttcTCTCTACCTCCCTCCTTCTGTTATTTTCAactgaaatagattactgagggatcatttatttaattttcaaactACACATAAGTATAatgatttactttttatttttatttttttagctttttgtCTCTAGTCTTTCATATTACATTATTATGGATTTTCTATATAATTATTCGTCAGATGTAGTTTCCATATTCCAttttaacaatgattttttttaagcGAGATTGACTGAAGtacatctatatattttttcattagaaGATGAAAAAAACTACTTGTGAAAAGTCTGTGGGTCAAGAACCcttcaaaagtatatatattaagtaagGGAAATACAGAGTTAGCTATCCACTTTTAAAATGGGCCATTTGGAAACATGACTGAAAGAAATAGCACTGGGCTCACATTGGGTCGTTTTTCAAATGACTCCCAACCTTATCCTTCTCGCTCATGAGGCAAGTATCCTAACCGCCTTGTCAAGGAGTTTACACGTTAGGCAAGCGTGCGAGTTCGTGTGACTGACTAATTACACGAGCGGGCGGTGTAAATCAACCCTGTGGGACTCCCTCCATAACTAAAATGACATCATCACCATCAGCTGCACTTTCAAACACAATGCCACATGGTATACCGTCCGTAATTACCTGGGCCATTTCTACGTAACATTTCATGCGGTATTCGGCATGGGCATCTACTAGGAGTTTCATTTTCATCAACTTGACCGAACTCAGGTGCAGAGCTCTCCTCAACAACTCTTGTGTGTCGTGAATACTTTCTGTTGTCATATCCACATCACAGAAGCCGAAAGAAAATGGTTTTTGCCACCTGTATGATTTGAGCAACTGAATCAGAGGTGTCAGCATTTCTACAAAACCATTGTACAACCACACAGTAAGTTTAATGTCTTTGGGCATAGGCGATGCTGTGCAACAATGCGCTAAGTTTCTGAGGTCTTCGGTGTTTTCTACCAGTACTTTTAGTTCGATATTTGCATCTTTGTCATGAGAGCACTTCAGCAAGCTAATTAGGTCACCCATATGTTTTTCGTATAAGTCTCcataaaataatacttttatcaCTTCTGGCTTTACCATGATTGAAAAGTTGCTGCGTATCTAAGCAATGATCAAAATTACACAAAAGATCAACACAAGTTACGGGCGAATAAAACTCCAAAGTGCACATTATGTGTCGCAAATCCATTTTTGAATCATACCGAGTAAACCAAAGTTCGcatttgtgaccacagaagttgtTTTGAACTTGGTTTTTGCCAGTATATATTCAAATGCTTCACGGTCTTCTGTGAGGCTCTGCCCTATCAATCCTGTCTCAATACTGTTATGATTTAAAACTCTCCTAAAACCCTGACAGACAATTTGATGTTCCCGACACTCTCTGATAAATGTAGCCCACTGGACCCATAATCCAGACGATGTTTCTTTTAGATATTCTGTAACAAGTTTCCTTAGATACTCAAGATTGACATTCTCTTTTGAAGTTTCCATTGCAGCCAAGAACTGTAACGTATTCTGCTTATCAACTTTGACAGTATCAATAAACGagctatatggagattcctcttcTTCTGCCGAACTACCCTTTGAAACGTCCACCACTTTCACGTACACGTAAATAAGGAAGAAGCGCAGCGCCAGCAAAAGCATCTgccataacatcttgctttttaaatgttACTATACTATCATTTTGACTTATGTAGAAAGCAGTGAGGTATTCCTGGAAACTTTTGTGTAAAAATTGCCATGCATACTCTGTCTTGAACATCTTTTGTATAGTGATGCATTTCATAAAACAAGACAGAGCATCCATTGGATCTATGCTCTGATTTTCTGCTTCTTCTATGAGTTCATCAGTGCATTTTTTATCCAATATCTGTGTATTGCATCTAAGAGTAACCCAAGCCACTTTACTTAGGGTTTTGAGCCACTTTTCACATGTGCGTTCAATCAGGTTAATATGGCGAGATTCTCTAGACTTCCGCTGAGTCCTCAAAGCAAGTTGTTTGATCTTCATCTCAACAGTTTGCTGATAAATACGCATTACTGTTGTAGTTTCTGACAAAGAATCGTCATCGTTGAGCCATAGGGACACCAGCATCATCAAAGTTAATGGCAAACACAGTAAGGTACACAAATGCTGCTCTAGCGCCTCTATTCTGTGATACAATATATTGATAGTGCTTTCGAGGTCATCCACATTTTCCTTGATTATTGACAATATTTTACTTAGGTATTCCTTGCGCTGATTATTGCTAAAACCTTTTGCAAAGAAAATACAAGcttcttttttatttgttgacATCAAGCTCTTAGCCTCCTCAGTAAATTCAGGTCTACAAGTTATAATACATCTGTTATTAGAAAATTTCGTATTCAGTTCTTTTAATATAGCCCTTGCATTTAATCCTGCTTCATCAAAACCATCAACAACGAACAGCACGCAACACTTCTGAAGGGCTGGGATCACATCTTCCTGTCGAAGAGTGCTGCATGTTTCAGGCAGCAGCTCTTCCATCAAGTATTCCCGCAGGGATTTAGAATTAACTTTGTGACACTCAATGAATATTATGATCTCAATATCCAGCAAATTTATATCATCTCCTTTTTCAGAGGCCCATTTATGAAGAATGTGTTTACAGATGTAGCTTTTTCCAATTCCTGCAATCCCTTCAATGATTAATACCTTTGGAGGTGTGCCATCATTGATGCGATACAAGAAAATATCCTCCACTGACAGGATAGTGTTATCGACATCTTTGATTGTTACATTTGTGAAGATTTTGGCCTCATGAAGGGCACTGTTGCCTTCAGCCACTGGAACCTGAAACCACTGCTCTAAAGAAGATGACCATAGATCAAGGTAATACGGAAATAACTCGGACTGCGAGTTGGCCACCAATCTCTTCACAATATTCTGCCTCAGGTCTTCCAGTTCCTGTTGATAAGACTGCAGAGAGTATTTTGATGTTGAATTGAGAATCTCGTCTATTTTCATTTTAGTGACCTTCACTTCCTGTGAAAAGTCAATCTTTTTCCTTGAGCTGACATTACACAATATGTTTTCCAGGAGCTGCTTCAACTTCTTCACGCGTTCTTTAAGTTCGACATCACTCAGACTAACAGCCTCGTGTGCTAAGAAGTTTCTCTCGCATTTGATGAGATACAGCATGTGCTCAATCTCATCAACTTCGTTTGGATTTGGATCGGTCCACTTTTTATCTGAAATTGGAGCGAGACCACATATCTGCTGCAGCAGTTTATACAGAAATGTAATGTCGAAGGGTTCCCAGCTGGTTCCCGCTTCTAATGCATCCCTTTCATGCAGTGAAAAGATTCTTCTGTAGTCTTTATTTGTAATACCTAGAACATTACCGCAGTAGTCTTTGACACTTTGCTGTCCCCCACTATATAATGCACTGCATACCTGTGGGAAATAAGAGAGAAACTACCGTTACAAGCTTCCTTTCGAGCTGTGGTCATTGTGAAACAGGGATTGTCAAAAGCTACAATTTGCGTTGACCATAGTGATTGAGCATCAATCCATTTCAAAAAGTTAATTTATGGCCAATTTTCATTAAACAATTGAAATTATTAACTTCCATTATGGgtttgattttattttggtggatgACATTATTTAAAAATTATGCTGTTACATTTGCTTTTCTCTAATAGCAACAGTGATTAAAAtagtttttcaacaaatatttGTATCTGAATAAATTTCATAATGTATACTCATGTACTGATCTTTAAATTTGATGTTTTTAGCCAATAATATCGTAGAtaccaaaatgacaaatttgaaattaatttgtcTTTTTCTTAACTATACTATGGATATATTGTTCCGGGATAGCTGAAAACTAGTCATAAACTGTTTATGCCACGAGAACGACCTGCCACCAATTAGCAGAGGTCGAGGTAGACCAACCCACACACTCACTCTGTGTGTCATGTCACttttaattgcaggcaggactttcaagggggacaggtgatggtgggccagGTTTTTATAGTTTGGaggaatacaaattacttccaaatttgtcatttgctctttagtatagagactcacccttaggtgggtggaagtccaaaaaccCAAGTGGCCGGGAACTTGAACTAGGATACGACTCTGAGCTCGTGAGAGGGGTACCCTGACACCTCGTGAACTCTTGGTTTGATAGGCACGAGAATTGACGGCCTGGGCAATCGTGGTGATTGCGTTGAAACTAAGCACCATGACTTGAACAGGTAAGGATAATGGAGTAG from Palaemon carinicauda isolate YSFRI2023 chromosome 34, ASM3689809v2, whole genome shotgun sequence includes the following:
- the LOC137627085 gene encoding uncharacterized protein, with amino-acid sequence MVKPEVIKVLFYGDLYEKHMGDLISLLKCSHDKDANIELKVLVENTEDLRNLAHCCTASPMPKDIKLTVWLYNGFVEMLTPLIQLLKSYRWQKPFSFGFCDVDMTTESIHDTQELLRRALHLSSVKLMKMKLLVDAHAEYRMKCYVEMAQVITDGIPCGIVFESAADGDDVILVMEGVPQG